Proteins from one Choloepus didactylus isolate mChoDid1 chromosome 4, mChoDid1.pri, whole genome shotgun sequence genomic window:
- the METTL3 gene encoding N6-adenosine-methyltransferase catalytic subunit isoform X1, translating to MSDTWSSIQAHKKQLDSLRERLQRRRKQDSGHLDLRNPDAALSPTFRSDSPVPTVPTSGGPKPSTASAVPELATDPELEKKLLHHLSDLALTLPTDAVSIRLAISTPDAPATQDGVESLLQKFAAQELIEVKRGLLQDDAHPTLVTYADHSKLSAMMGAVAEKKGLGEVTGTIAGHKRRAEQDSNTVASFASSLAVGLASSASEPAKEPTKKSRKHAASDVDLEIESLLNQQSTKEQQSKKVSQEILELLNTTTAKEQSIVEKFRSRGRAQVQEFCDYGTKEECMKASDADRPCRKLHFRRIINKHTDESLGDCSFLNTCFHMDTCKYVHYEIDACMDSEVPGSKDHTPSQELALTQSVGGDSSADRLFPPQWICCDIRYLDVSILGKFAVVMADPPWDIHMELPYGTLTDDEMRRLNIPVLQDDGFLFLWVTGRAMELGRECLNLWGYERVDEIIWVKTNQLQRIIRTGRTGHWLNHGKEHCLVGVKGNPQGFNQGLDCDVIVAEVRSTSHKPDEIYGMIERLSPGTRKIELFGRPHNVQPNWVLYHSSDTQKALGPTPLFSNLFEPKNLPHSLDHPWKPTRWDPPARPRCGCPVQAKISRWYHL from the exons ATGTCGGACACGTGGAGCTCTATTCAAGCCCACAAAAAGCAGCTGGACTCGCTGAGGGAGAGACTGCAGCGGAGGCGGAAGCAGGACTCGGGGCACTTGG ATCTACGAAATCCAGATGCAGCACTGTCCCCAACCTTCCGTAGTGATAGCCCAGTGCCAACTGTACCGACCTCTGGTGGCCCTAAGCCCAGTACAGCTTCAGCAGTTCCTGAACTAGCTACAGACCCCGAGTTAGAGAAGAAGTTGCTGCACCACCTCTCTGATCTGGCCTTAACATTGCCCACTGATGCTGTGTCTATCCGTCTTGCCATCTCCACG ccAGATGCCCCTGCCACTCAAGATGGAGTAGAAAGCCTCCTACAGAAGTTTGCAGCTCAGGAGTTGATTGAGGTAAAGCGAGGCCTCCTACAAGATGATGCACATCCTACTCTGGTGACCTATGCTGACCATTCCAAGCTCTCTGCCATGATGGGTGCAGTGGCAGAAAAGAAGGGCCTTGGAGAGGTAACCGGGACTATTGCAGGACATAAGCGGCGTGCAGAACAGGACTCAAACACAGTAGCTTCCTTTGCCAGCTCTTTGGCTGTTGGTCTGGCCTCTTCAGCCTCAGAACCAGCCAAGGAACCCACCAAGAAATCAAGGAAACATGCTGCCTCAGATGTTGATCTTGAGATAGAAAGCCTTCTGAATCAGCAGTCCACTAAGGAACAACAGAGCAAGAAG GTCAGTCAGGAGATCCTAGAGCTATTAAATACTACAACAGCCAAGGAACAATCCATTGTTGAGAAGTTTCGCTCACGAGGTCGGGCCCAAGTACAAGAGTTCTGTGACTATGGAACCAAGGAGGAGTGCATGAAAGCCAGTGATGCTGATCGGCCCTGTCGCAAGCTACACTTCAG ACGAATCATCAATAAACACACTGATGAGTCTTTAGGTGACTGCTCTTTCCTTAACACATGTTTTCACATGGATACCTGCAAGTATGTTCACTATGAAATTGATGCCTGCATGGATTCTGAGGTTCCTGGAAGCAAAGACCATACACCCAGCCAAGAGCTGGCACTTACACAGAGTGTTGGAGGTGATTCCAGTGCAGATCGACTCTTCCCACCTCAG TGGATCTGTTGTGATATCCGTTACCTGGACGTCAGTATCTTGGGCAAGTTTGCAGTTGTGATGGCTGACCCACCCTGGGATATTCACATGGAGCTGCCCTATGGGACCCTGACAGATGATGAGATGCGCAGGCTCAACATACCAGTACTTCAGGATGATggctttctcttcctctgggtCACAGGCAG gGCCATGGAGTTGGGCAGAGAATGTCTGAACCTTTGGGG TTATGAACGGGTAGATGAAATTATCTGGGTGAAGACAAATCAACTGCAGCGCATCATTCGGACAGGCCGTACAGGTCACTGGTTGAACCATGGAAAGGAGCACTGCTTG GTTGGTGTCAAAGGAAATCCCCAAGGCTTCAACCAGGGTCTGGATTGTGATGTGATCGTAGCTGAG GTTCGTTCCACCAGTCATAAACCAGATGAAATCTATGGCATGATAGAGAGACTGTCCCCTGGCACTCGCAAGATTGAGTTATTTGGACGACCACACAACGTACAGCCCAACTG GGTTCTGTATCATTCATCAGATACCCAAAAGGCTCTAGGGCCCACACCACTATTCTCCAATCTCTTTGAACCAAAGAATCTTCCTCATTCTCTG GATCACCCTTGGAAACCAACTAGATGGGATCCACCTGCTAGACCCAGATGTGGTTGCCCGGTTCAAGCAAAGATATCCAGATGGTATCATCTCTAA
- the METTL3 gene encoding N6-adenosine-methyltransferase catalytic subunit isoform X2 has translation MSDTWSSIQAHKKQLDSLRERLQRRRKQDSGHLDLRNPDAALSPTFRSDSPVPTVPTSGGPKPSTASAVPELATDPELEKKLLHHLSDLALTLPTDAVSIRLAISTPDAPATQDGVESLLQKFAAQELIEVKRGLLQDDAHPTLVTYADHSKLSAMMGAVAEKKGLGEVTGTIAGHKRRAEQDSNTVASFASSLAVGLASSASEPAKEPTKKSRKHAASDVDLEIESLLNQQSTKEQQSKKVSQEILELLNTTTAKEQSIVEKFRSRGRAQVQEFCDYGTKEECMKASDADRPCRKLHFRRIINKHTDESLGDCSFLNTCFHMDTCKYVHYEIDACMDSEVPGSKDHTPSQELALTQSVGGDSSADRLFPPQWICCDIRYLDVSILGKFAVVMADPPWDIHMELPYGTLTDDEMRRLNIPVLQDDGFLFLWVTGRAMELGRECLNLWGYERVDEIIWVKTNQLQRIIRTGRTGHWLNHGKEHCLVGVKGNPQGFNQGLDCDVIVAEVRSTSHKPDEIYGMIERLSPGTRKIELFGRPHNVQPNWITLGNQLDGIHLLDPDVVARFKQRYPDGIISKPKNL, from the exons ATGTCGGACACGTGGAGCTCTATTCAAGCCCACAAAAAGCAGCTGGACTCGCTGAGGGAGAGACTGCAGCGGAGGCGGAAGCAGGACTCGGGGCACTTGG ATCTACGAAATCCAGATGCAGCACTGTCCCCAACCTTCCGTAGTGATAGCCCAGTGCCAACTGTACCGACCTCTGGTGGCCCTAAGCCCAGTACAGCTTCAGCAGTTCCTGAACTAGCTACAGACCCCGAGTTAGAGAAGAAGTTGCTGCACCACCTCTCTGATCTGGCCTTAACATTGCCCACTGATGCTGTGTCTATCCGTCTTGCCATCTCCACG ccAGATGCCCCTGCCACTCAAGATGGAGTAGAAAGCCTCCTACAGAAGTTTGCAGCTCAGGAGTTGATTGAGGTAAAGCGAGGCCTCCTACAAGATGATGCACATCCTACTCTGGTGACCTATGCTGACCATTCCAAGCTCTCTGCCATGATGGGTGCAGTGGCAGAAAAGAAGGGCCTTGGAGAGGTAACCGGGACTATTGCAGGACATAAGCGGCGTGCAGAACAGGACTCAAACACAGTAGCTTCCTTTGCCAGCTCTTTGGCTGTTGGTCTGGCCTCTTCAGCCTCAGAACCAGCCAAGGAACCCACCAAGAAATCAAGGAAACATGCTGCCTCAGATGTTGATCTTGAGATAGAAAGCCTTCTGAATCAGCAGTCCACTAAGGAACAACAGAGCAAGAAG GTCAGTCAGGAGATCCTAGAGCTATTAAATACTACAACAGCCAAGGAACAATCCATTGTTGAGAAGTTTCGCTCACGAGGTCGGGCCCAAGTACAAGAGTTCTGTGACTATGGAACCAAGGAGGAGTGCATGAAAGCCAGTGATGCTGATCGGCCCTGTCGCAAGCTACACTTCAG ACGAATCATCAATAAACACACTGATGAGTCTTTAGGTGACTGCTCTTTCCTTAACACATGTTTTCACATGGATACCTGCAAGTATGTTCACTATGAAATTGATGCCTGCATGGATTCTGAGGTTCCTGGAAGCAAAGACCATACACCCAGCCAAGAGCTGGCACTTACACAGAGTGTTGGAGGTGATTCCAGTGCAGATCGACTCTTCCCACCTCAG TGGATCTGTTGTGATATCCGTTACCTGGACGTCAGTATCTTGGGCAAGTTTGCAGTTGTGATGGCTGACCCACCCTGGGATATTCACATGGAGCTGCCCTATGGGACCCTGACAGATGATGAGATGCGCAGGCTCAACATACCAGTACTTCAGGATGATggctttctcttcctctgggtCACAGGCAG gGCCATGGAGTTGGGCAGAGAATGTCTGAACCTTTGGGG TTATGAACGGGTAGATGAAATTATCTGGGTGAAGACAAATCAACTGCAGCGCATCATTCGGACAGGCCGTACAGGTCACTGGTTGAACCATGGAAAGGAGCACTGCTTG GTTGGTGTCAAAGGAAATCCCCAAGGCTTCAACCAGGGTCTGGATTGTGATGTGATCGTAGCTGAG GTTCGTTCCACCAGTCATAAACCAGATGAAATCTATGGCATGATAGAGAGACTGTCCCCTGGCACTCGCAAGATTGAGTTATTTGGACGACCACACAACGTACAGCCCAACTG GATCACCCTTGGAAACCAACTAGATGGGATCCACCTGCTAGACCCAGATGTGGTTGCCCGGTTCAAGCAAAGATATCCAGATGGTATCATCTCTAAACCTAAGAATCTATAG